From the genome of Stanieria cyanosphaera PCC 7437:
GTTTCCTACTGCCGTCTGCGTCCGAATCAGAGTTAAAAATATTGGTACTAGAGCAGCTCCTATAATCAGAAGCACGATGTTAAGCTTCTTATTGCCGTACATCGACCACATTACCGTCAGCATGATGACGAGCATTGCAGATATCATTAGCCCTGTCATGTACACCTGATTAGGACTGAGAAACAGGTTGCTCCACTCGTTAACCCGCGAATACATGATAGCGAACATGACGACATAAGAGATGCAGAGTGCAATCAACAGACTAATATAGGGCTTCATGTCGGATTTAGATTTCATGTCGATTTAAGATATAGTAGGCGCAGAATACAGATTTTACGATATTCACTCGATATAGCCTAGTTGTTGCATATATGCAATTTAGTTGTACACAATCGCGATCGCGTTTTAGAGACGAAGTGAACTATCGCACCGTCTTTTTTTGGCAGCTACAGCTTATTTGGTTTCAATATGCAGATAATAAAAAACTTTTGCATTTGATTCGTCTGTCAAAAGAAATACCTAGCAGCGGAGCAAAAATTTGCCTTGACTACTTTCTAGTCGGCTAAAGAATCACTGGAGATTTATTTACGCTGTCTGTTCGACGGGC
Proteins encoded in this window:
- a CDS encoding DUF305 domain-containing protein, which translates into the protein MKSKSDMKPYISLLIALCISYVVMFAIMYSRVNEWSNLFLSPNQVYMTGLMISAMLVIMLTVMWSMYGNKKLNIVLLIIGAALVPIFLTLIRTQTAVGNQQFLHAMIPHHAAAILVCQQASITDLRIEELCTEIVQTQKEDIRIMKELME